CTAGGAGGTAAGCAGAGTATATCATTGTAATAAGTGATGCAAActagttattccccttttcgtGACTGTGTTAATATAATTGTGTTAATAAAAGAAGTCCctgtataaatataatattgtaaaaatatccCAAAATTGGAAGAGGAAAAATACCAGACATTATTTAAAGATGAATAGAGAACAATACATGGCAAAATCTGCATCGCATCCCATATCAacccgagactccaatatcagcccgagggccgaaTGCCAGAGGgctgatattggtcgagggttGATATGGGATGTGATACAGATTTTGACatgtattgttgtttttattatatatttgaatttagaaAGCTAGTTTTCATTTTTCACATCGAAAAAACTTACAAGCGTATTATCACTATCTTCAACCACACATTTTCGACGTTCATATGTATTATGACATCATCTATACTaaattgttttgcctcggactagaatgtcgcgacgtcattggatgaaacgcgtcacgtgactgccttacaaatttctttagaAGGCAAGCGTTAAAATTTATagggcaacatggcggacgtaacgttatttgagctgattttttacacaaacgtttgtttacatatcaaactttaggtcctcgacagaacaaaacacttattaggtttgttactgacttctatggactttaccgaccccacaaatttctttaaacagtcggtaacaaacctaataagtaataatatttagatcatgacgtcatagtttCGACTTCAGATATGCACAGAAAAGAGAATAAGATCCGAGGTTATCCGAATAAAAAGTATAAAGGTGTTCCGGATAGGTGTTATATCGGGAGTGATAAAGGATGAAGTAAAGGGTAATAACACCGGGTGTGTGATAAAGGCGTGTGCCACTGTTCATATCAGGGGTGCAAAAACCCTGTATCTTATACAAAGTATATAATAAAGTCTAATATTTGAgctgaaaaaagtaaaaaaaattgattgaaacaGGTCCCCAAAATGATGAAACATGCTAACCATTATGCTATTGAGGATCATTGCTTTGtatgaaaaaagataaatgtcTATATTATgggttaatttgaaatatatttttaatttatcattctGATTAgagtttttataaattttaaaaaataacagaaaagtTATGATACACacacaagtttttaaaaaaaacttttaaaattatttccgGTGACCAGCAGAAGGTGCAACCCACACACCAAATGTTTTCAACACACATCTACATATGAAAGTTTCAGACTCCTATCTTCAACACTTTCATTGGGTAAATGGAATTGAAGTTTGTGAAAATGAAAGGCCATGCTTTCtctcaaggggagataattagaatttattgaaaatttgttgatatttttcaaaaatcttcttctcaaaaatcatttggccagaaaagctgaaacttgtgttgaagcatccttagatagtgtagattcaagtttgttcaaatcatggtcccttgggataaggtggggccacaatggggggtcgaagttttacatgggaatattataaaaatcttcttctcagaaatcaataagccaggaaagctgtaacttgtgtggaagcatcctcaggtagtgtagattcaaattagGTCAAATCATGACCCGCAGGAGTAGATAACgtccacaatggggggggggggggggggggatgggcaaacttttacatattaggaatatatagagtaaatctttttaaaatcttcttctcagaaattaattcatcaggaaagctgaaacttatgtggaagcatcctcaggtaatgtagatttaaagttgtgaaaatcatgaaccccaGGGATAGGTTGGGGgtacaaagggggggggggactttgACATAGGAATATCTAGAGTAactctataaaaatcttcttctcagaaactaatcaggcAGGAaacctgaaacttgtgtggaagcatcttcatgCCATAATCCTCGGGGCAGAGTGGGGTCacaactggggggggggggggggaatttacataggaatatgaatagagaatgttttaaaatttaatttaaatacatgtataaacaatattttattatgcaatataTCACATAAATGGATGGGATAGCAGTCATTGCCTATATAAATCCTCTccgagaattttttaaaatatcttttttctaacctcttgcctagaaaagctttaactttactgaaagcaacctcagataatgtagaaataaaaatcttgaggagtagggtggggccacattggggatctAATTTTACAAagggaaatattttaattattcacaaaactGAAATCTTatgatatatggttttacttatatgcaagcattttgacatattgttgattctttaaaattgtatatttacattccacatattttcTTCTTGTCAAATGTGTTTAAAGCTacggcagttataacactgtaatgcacacaggtttctcaaaggttaaaatgacgagttttattatgatgtcacaaacgttgaacgctgtaaactgcaatgTCATAagcaaaaatcaaagttcaaattgtttagactttggcccatggacaattcttgggcctcacaaggggttcagagtttgatcccatatataaacaattgtttaggatcttattaacaattttttaggatctttttgagaactgcaatgctcaataggtaatatgactataaaatcatcctgttagaaaaaggacttgattataaacataagaatatccagggtaAAAAAAATGGACTCTTacttatacaggatctacatgtattataatacatTGTCCAtctagtttgtattatgactccattaagctgatctTATCAtatctattgttgctcaggtgagtgatgtggcccatgggcctcttattTGGATAATTTGTCACTTCATGACAAAAGTggtcattttgaaaaatcaaaattgttgcACATCTGGATTTctgatatgttttattaaactGTCTGAGTCATCGAAAAATGCTATGATAATATAGGTCTAGCAGTGTGTGTTATTGACTTATGTTTAGGACAACAAAATACTGGTAATGAGAAATAGAAAAGTGAAAACCCTTTGATATACCTTTAAAATTGCTTCCTATTTAAATCAATGCTGAAAAGTCCAACATTTCGGTTGTTTTTACTTAGTAGTCCATTGAAAATTGATGATTGATCATAAAGAGATATATAGAACCTATTGACGAGATTTTGAATAGCTTATTTgcatttgtttacttttgagaaAGACTTGAATGACTTTAGCCACAGTGCGGGTATTAAAGGAAATTTACATCTTGAAAGCCAGGACTAAACATGTATGCTAATTAAACAAGGGGCCCAACAGCCTTAACAGTCACCTGAGGCGGAGTTTAATACAGTATAATTTGTTTAATCTGGATTATGAGTACTCTGGAATTTTCTCTACTTCGGCTTTAAATTTTAGTCCCatgcttttctttaaaaaatatattaccaaACATTCTGTTTAGTTCAGATACTGTCTAATCTGTAGTCTGAATGGCCATAAAGGTCCTAACTGCTCATAATTAACAGTCATTATTTTCTCTAATCTGGCCACACAATATTATCTGAGGTCGTTCAATGCAATTAACACCTCTGGTGGTAAATGTGCTAATGTATGCTTTCATAAGTGACATGATATACTGAAATAGGGCGGTGACAGTCAGCCCACTTgaataaatataaagtttagttacaagtaaataaataaaaaaaaatgtgtgctaatgtaatttgatttaaatgccATATCTCACAACAGAACGTAAAATTGGCACATTCTTTACATACTAATAGTTATATAAATCGGAATTGAAACTAAAACATCTGATTTCAAAATGTCACTCGAACACTGAAGGGAAGACGTAAATGTATGCATAAAAGTGTAAatgtttatttgataattattgaataataaaaaacctgGGTCTGGTTATGTTGAATGCAGATATACTTTTGACTTGCAAAACCCATGCTCAAATATTAGACTTTATCTTTAATTCTGCTacatcaaagagatgccgcataaagttattctccaatataccacgaacgtcatcaatAAATTATCAGACCTTAAACACATGCCAAACTCGAGTCGATCATGAGTTTTAAGTTAAAAACtgctctttataaaaaaaaatacattgataaCAAGGGTTAGTGTTTTTTACAGCGATGTGTATTACCTTTAATGTTCATTTCAAGGAGCTGGTTGCAGCTGTTCCAAGACCCTCCCCCAACACATTTTCACTGCTTGTTTCCGATATGCATTCTGAAGCAgccattactaacaaaaccttTGGGGAACAGCCGTCTCTACCAATCAGATTCATCTCACTTGAAAATATAACCTTCTTACTCTCTCTATAGATAAACCGATCGACTAATAATGGGatctgttagtagaatagaaataaagttcttgttatcgtgttcgcctcggcttttatatttctaaacaaCATTTCTCTACATCGGAgattattctgcaacattctttattttttaaatgtctggTATTTTTTCCTTCCAGTTTTGggatattttaataatatcacATTTAATATTGTTTGAAGTATGAAGGTGTTACACAAACGTAACAAATGTATTGTTATACTTCTCTGACTCTGAAAAGAGGAACAGAATTTCTTATTGTTGCCATGGCGAAAGGGTTTCTACTTTATTCACTTATCTTCTTCCTCAGTGCAAACTCAGCAAAATGGAGCatccatttattttaatttttaaagaacgaAGACTTTATATCCCTTGCCAGAATCAATGAAATTTATAAAGATtaacttattgtttttgtttttttattgtgtGTAACCTAGAACAATAATGTCAAAATATAGTAAATGAAATATGACTATATGTGTCTCAAACTAGAGAAATGAATTCCTCAAATGAtggttatatataatatatacatatgcaTTCAAATTATCTCAATGGATATGatttaaatcatgaaataaCTTTAAATAATCTCCTTTATTGAAACATATTGTGTACATTACAGttgctttaaaatatatttttgtgataGTTTAATTGATGTGTTGAAATTACTCAAATGTTATgctgtaatatatgtataaatcataaataaagaGAATGAGATTAAAATTCATGTGTTATGTGTCATCAGCTGCAGAGTCATTTAATGCGTGTACAAACTCTACATTATACTGCAGACCAACTTTGATTCGCGACGACTTTATTTTGCAACTAACTTCAGAAAAAACGATTCgcgacgactaatgttcgcgaccaagcctgATTGAGATCAATGTTGTTATAAAATAACATACGACAAGGACGTACTGGTTaacggcgagaaatattcgcggaGACGAGGCTTTCGCTTACCTCGCGAAAAATTCTCACTCGCGAatgaaagttggtttacagtaatctCTAGAATAAACTGAAGCATGTGTATCAATTATATATTgcatcatttttattaaatcagCCATATTCCAAGTAGACATTCAATACTAAGATGAAGCCAAAATGAGCGAATGCTACACCTATTGCATCTGCATCCCTGTGAAAGGACAAGATAGGCTAAGACCCCTAAAATTAGCCACTcatctttcattaaatttttaatcattatacccgcacttattaaagaaagttcgggtatattgttgttaccctgttccgtccgtccgtccgtttgtctgtcacgttttactttctcaaactgctcttacatcttataaaccagcaaactgaactcttggagtttgattttgggtgtcatgttgttttgtaaaaagatttcaaaaattctctggtagaccagggggtcaaataattggttaaaaatgacattttttaggggggggggttactgaAGCCTTTGATCTACCGATACTGATTAGAACTCGATCGTGTAGATTGTTTGTCATCTACTACTTATATAGTATTGGGTGTGCCCCTAGCATCAGTGTTAGAGGCCCTTGATCTTTTTGATATATGTAAATGATGTCTCAAACAAAATGTTATCTTTTTGTATACTTTTTGCTGACGACAAAATTTTGTATCCAATATGCATTGCATGTTTTTACTACAATACCAGTCATGATTTATATACTTTGGAACAGTGATTTAGTCGatggttatgtaaatttaatcCTATCAAAATGTGATAGTAGAGTAATATGTCTATGTGTATTTATTCgttttgtattttctatttttcgttttgttcaatagaatcttaaaattatatcaGCCAAAGTTTAACTGCGCAAGTAAATTGAGTTCTTCCTATCTGTAATTTCATTGGTTCATAATATTAACCAATTATTTTGAAGCTAGGTGTATAAATAAGTTACCTATAATTCTAATTAAGTTAGAGCAGTATACAGTTTCAAGAAAATACCATCCGGTTGATATCTGTTGCATCTTATGGtatgtaaatttcatattaacTTATGTCTTACTTATCAGTGTAAATGTTTAGTctctggttttattttaattgcattgtCAATACTAAAgtgtatttttgtaattaaagtTATAATACTTGGATTGTGTCTGTAAAGTTCAAAGGTTAGCTTTCTTTACAGTACGCactgaaattgattttttatgaaacgTATAATGTATTTGTGGTAACTTATAGCTaatgtattttctttcattttgtcagttttctcatattatgtattattttgtaGGTCAATGCctctatatattcaaaataaaaatcatcagAAACACAGTACACCATCTTCATTTTGCTTGACTGCTCGGTTACATCATGGCGCTGCGAGAAAACAACAACATCTAGAGGTATTGACCATATTCAGGAAATTATATTCCAGAGATGTCAGGAATCGGTGCTATTGAAATACGTCCGTGAGTAGAGTTTACCAATATAGTAAGGACTTTAAACTCAGGGCCCGCTGTATCAACGGTATGAGTAGTATTTACCGATAGTCTTTACCTGGAACTGTATATATAAAGTGAACTGTTCTCTGTGTACCGCTATTCTGtccaaaatgaataaaaaggaaCTCCAAAATCGTGTTTATGAACTAGAACAAGAGTTACTTGAAGCAAAAATATCTAAGGCCAAAGTTATTGAGAAACATACATTTTTTGCGGAAAATCGTAAACTAAGAACATTTTCGGGTAGACCAAAGAATGATGGTGATCCCTCCATTGATGATTGGATAGACGATTTGGATATAGCTTTTTCAGCCCGCGGAAGGACCGACGCACAGAAAGTTGATTTGATATATAATCATCTAGAAGGCCAAGCAAAGGAGGAAATAAAGTTTCGCGCCGATATTCGCCATGACCCCGAAGCGATATTGGAATGTCTACGGTCAGCGTTCGGAAACCCGGAAAGCATCATTACGCTTCAACAAAGATTCTTTGAACGTCAGCAGAGGGAAAGTGAAACGATTCGAGAATATTCATATGTCCTTTTAGAATTATACCAAGCAGTGATAAAGAAAGACAACACCGTTTTTCCCGACAAAGAAAGAACTTTGTGTGAGCGTTTTGTTAACGGACTTCATGACAAGTATATGCGGAAAGAAGCTAAACGTCTGTTCAGAAGAAAGTTTGACAAAATAGACTTTTATCATTTGCGGGATGAAATGATTTTACTCAGTGAAGAAGAAGAATTCGAATCGACTCAAGTCTCACCATGTGAAACCAAGAAAACCTCAGACAGACCACAGTCAGTGATCAGCGATCATCCAAGTTTAAATACCAACTCGTCCGATGCGCCCAGCACAGATGACCtgttaaaaatcgttcaagCACAACAGAAACAGATTGATTCCCTGACCGGCTATATGAAAGATAGCGAAAACAAACATCAAACTATGGAACGCCATATCACTCAGACACCTATAGAACGTTTTACCAACGCCAACGAGTCATCTACGGAGCGCCGTTCCAATCAGTATCCTATGGATCGCCGGGCCTTTAATCGATCTGTGTATTGTTACGGTTGTGGAAGACAGGGTCATATCCAGAAGAACTGCCGCGCTACAGCGTACAGGAACAACGGTTCGGAAAACAAGTAGCATCTATTGCTACGAGTCAACCAATAGATGATAGTGAAAAAGACTCATTCAAGTATCGAGCAATAGGACAGTGTCCGGTGATTAGTGTTGAAGTGTGTGATGTAGATATTCCGTGTTTAGTCGATACAGGATCCATGGTGTCTACAATTACAGAAAGTTTTTACAGGAAGTTCTTAGAGCCCCTTGGAAAAACTCTTAGTGAAAAATGTATGTTACAACTTAAAGCTGCCAATGGATTAACTATTCCATGCATTGGGTATGTTGAATTTGATGTGAAGTACTGTGGAAATGTATTAAAACAGCGTGGTTTTCTTATTGTCAAAGATGCAACTGATGAATTTACAAGAAAACGTAAAGAAGCTGTCCCTGGCATTTTAGGAATGAACGTTCTGAACTTATGCAGGGATATTCTTTCAAACTCTGATGTTCCCACTGACGGGATTTTAAGTGAAATGTTCGCAAAAACAACCGAGTGCGATAGAAAATCTATTCATGGATTTGCTAGATTAAGTGGAACAGTTCCTTTACGCATACCAGCAAATACTGTTGTAGTGCTTTGTTGTACCGGACCCAATA
This genomic window from Magallana gigas chromosome 5, xbMagGiga1.1, whole genome shotgun sequence contains:
- the LOC109617507 gene encoding uncharacterized protein, whose protein sequence is MNKKELQNRVYELEQELLEAKISKAKVIEKHTFFAENRKLRTFSGRPKNDGDPSIDDWIDDLDIAFSARGRTDAQKVDLIYNHLEGQAKEEIKFRADIRHDPEAILECLRSAFGNPESIITLQQRFFERQQRESETIREYSYVLLELYQAVIKKDNTVFPDKERTLCERFVNGLHDKYMRKEAKRLFRRKFDKIDFYHLRDEMILLSEEEEFESTQVSPCETKKTSDRPQSVISDHPSLNTNSSDAPSTDDLLKIVQAQQKQIDSLTGYMKDSENKHQTMERHITQTPIERFTNANESSTERRSNQYPMDRRAFNRSVYCYGCGRQGHIQKNCRATAYRNNGSENK